The following are from one region of the Sciurus carolinensis chromosome 5, mSciCar1.2, whole genome shotgun sequence genome:
- the Atoh7 gene encoding transcription factor ATOH7 translates to MKSCKPSGPSAGARAAPPCAGGAECAGTCAGAGRLESAARRRLAANARERRRMQGLNTAFDRLRRVVPQWGQDKKLSKYETLQMALSYIMALTRILAEAERLGSERDWVNLHCEHFSHDHYIPFAGAKLPGESEPYGQRLFGFQPEPFQMAS, encoded by the coding sequence ATGAAGTCCTGCAAACCCAGCGGCCCGTCAGCGGGAGCACGCGCCGCGCCCCCGTGCGCGGGCGGTGCCGAGTGCGCGGGCACGTGTGCCGGCGCCGGCCGGCTGGAGAGCGCGGCGCGCAGGCGCCTGGCGGCCAATGCGCGCGAGCGCCGCCGCATGCAGGGTCTCAACACCGCCTTCGACCGCCTGCGCAGGGTGGTGCCTCAGTGGGGCCAGGATAAAAAACTGTCCAAGTACGAGACCCTGCAGATGGCGCTGAGCTACATAATGGCTCTGACCCGCATCCTGGCCGAGGCCGAACGATTGGGCTCGGAGCGGGACTGGGTCAATCTCCACTGTGAGCACTTCAGCCACGACCACTACATCCCGTTCGCGGGCGCGAAGCTGCCGGGCGAGAGCGAGCCGTACGGCCAGAGGCTCTTCGGCTTCCAGCCAGAGCCCTTTCAGATGGCCAGTTAG